A stretch of Mycobacteriales bacterium DNA encodes these proteins:
- a CDS encoding ABC transporter permease translates to MTVASEVPGLMLDIGDEAGVGRKGRLWRRRGLLIGLTMLVVALVVTIGAPLFAKDTPTAFDALHPLAKPFSTGHLLGTDQYGRDILSRVLYGGRVDLAIAFGATSVTLVFGSIVGLVAGYFGGWVDTVLMRIVDLFFAFPFFVLVIAIVAVLGPSTFNMFIAIWLTSWVSYARIMRAQTVVTRRQQYVLAARALGYGRLRIIFRHILPNVVTAVLVFSMVDAMGNIILAASLSFLGLGVQAPAPEWGAMISDGQNYLLTSWWLALIPGVAIVWVGIGFSLIGDGLADVLRPGGE, encoded by the coding sequence ATGACGGTCGCGAGCGAGGTCCCGGGCCTGATGCTCGACATCGGCGACGAAGCCGGTGTCGGGCGGAAGGGAAGGCTGTGGCGGCGCCGGGGCCTGCTGATCGGGCTGACGATGCTCGTGGTCGCGCTGGTCGTGACGATCGGCGCGCCGCTGTTCGCGAAGGACACGCCGACCGCGTTCGATGCGCTGCATCCGCTGGCCAAACCGTTCAGCACCGGCCATCTCCTCGGCACCGACCAGTACGGCCGTGACATCCTCTCGAGGGTTCTGTACGGCGGGCGCGTCGACCTCGCGATCGCGTTCGGTGCGACCAGCGTCACGCTGGTGTTCGGCAGCATCGTCGGCCTGGTCGCGGGCTACTTCGGCGGATGGGTCGACACCGTGTTGATGCGGATCGTCGACCTGTTCTTCGCGTTTCCGTTCTTCGTTCTGGTCATCGCGATCGTCGCGGTGCTCGGCCCGAGCACGTTCAACATGTTCATTGCGATCTGGCTCACCAGCTGGGTCAGCTATGCGCGGATCATGCGCGCCCAGACCGTGGTCACCAGACGCCAGCAGTACGTGCTCGCGGCCCGTGCCCTCGGTTACGGCCGGTTGCGGATCATCTTCCGGCACATCCTGCCGAACGTCGTCACCGCCGTACTCGTCTTCTCGATGGTCGACGCGATGGGCAACATCATCCTGGCGGCGTCGCTGAGCTTCCTCGGTCTCGGCGTGCAGGCACCGGCGCCCGAGTGGGGCGCGATGATCTCTGACGGGCAGAACTACCTGTTGACGTCGTGGTGGCTCGCGCTCATTCCCGGTGTGGCGATCGTGTGGGTCGGCATCGGGTTCAGCCTGATCGGTGACGGGCTTGCCGACGTCCTGCGGCCGGGCGGTGAGTGA
- a CDS encoding ABC transporter ATP-binding protein has product MADGAPLLEVRDLRTLIPTSRGTVRAVDGVSFDVRLGEVLGLVGESGSGKSVTCRSIMGLMPPGAARISGEVYYRPPGASPAEAERNVLTLSREQRRRLWGAELSMVFQDPMTALNPVVRIGKQVIEAVASHSDLSRSDAEARAVELLDRVGIPSAKRRMDDYPHQFSGGMMQRALIAIALASNPRILFADEPTTSLDVVIQDQILDLLLELQRDLGMSVVLVSHDMSVISEICDRVLVMYAGQVVEATETDRLLGVPSHPYTVALLRSLPQFVTGTRFLPSIAGAPPDMTRVGDGCRFAPRCPLVEDACRTWNTELLAVPGAPVPHLSRCRRQEAVPSMGKVPVPQEVG; this is encoded by the coding sequence GTGGCCGACGGCGCGCCGCTGCTCGAGGTCCGCGACCTGCGGACGCTGATCCCGACGTCGCGAGGAACGGTGCGCGCGGTCGACGGCGTGAGCTTCGACGTCCGGCTCGGCGAGGTGCTCGGGCTGGTCGGCGAGTCCGGCTCCGGCAAGAGCGTGACCTGCCGCTCGATCATGGGGCTGATGCCGCCCGGCGCCGCCCGGATCAGCGGTGAGGTCTACTACCGCCCGCCGGGTGCAAGCCCGGCAGAGGCCGAGCGCAACGTCCTGACGCTCTCGCGCGAGCAGCGCCGTCGGCTCTGGGGCGCGGAGCTCTCCATGGTGTTCCAGGACCCGATGACCGCACTGAACCCCGTCGTACGCATCGGCAAGCAGGTGATCGAGGCGGTCGCGTCGCACTCGGACCTCAGCCGAAGTGACGCCGAAGCGAGAGCCGTCGAGCTGCTCGACCGGGTCGGCATCCCGTCCGCGAAGCGCCGCATGGACGACTACCCGCATCAGTTCAGCGGCGGCATGATGCAGCGCGCGTTGATTGCCATCGCGCTGGCGTCGAACCCGAGGATCCTGTTCGCCGACGAGCCGACGACGTCGCTGGACGTCGTCATCCAGGACCAGATCCTCGACCTGCTGCTCGAGCTGCAGCGCGACCTCGGCATGAGCGTGGTGCTGGTCAGCCACGACATGTCCGTGATCTCCGAGATCTGCGACCGCGTTCTTGTGATGTACGCCGGGCAGGTCGTCGAGGCCACGGAGACCGACCGGCTGCTCGGCGTCCCGAGCCATCCCTACACGGTGGCGCTGTTGCGATCGCTTCCGCAGTTCGTGACCGGCACCCGGTTCCTGCCGTCGATCGCCGGTGCCCCGCCGGACATGACGAGGGTCGGCGACGGCTGCCGGTTCGCGCCCCGCTGCCCGCTGGTCGAGGACGCTTGCCGCACGTGGAACACCGAGCTGCTCGCCGTCCCGGGCGCACCGGTTCCGCACCTGTCACGCTGCCGGCGCCAGGAGGCGGTCCCGAGCATGGGCAAGGTGCCGGTGCCGCAGGAGGTGGGTTGA